From the Exiguobacterium aurantiacum genome, one window contains:
- a CDS encoding ABC transporter permease codes for MNQTSQTAKTVYLTTYWLWIALFVIAPLLLVVYYSFFDIEGNLSLENYQMFFTSTYLTMTLSSFWYAFLITFFSLLIGYPTAYLLTKTKHKQLWLLLIILPSWINLLLKAYAFLGIFGTYGITNQFLEAIGIGTQQILFTDFSFVFVSVYIFIPFMILPIYNAIEKLPPSLVYASRDLGASNWTTFRRVIFPLTLDGVKSGIQIVFIPALSLFMITRLIAGNRVITLGTAIEQQFLVTQNWGMGSTIAVFLILAMVLVMVITRDWGAKGAVRR; via the coding sequence ATGAATCAAACTAGTCAAACCGCGAAGACGGTCTATTTGACGACGTATTGGTTATGGATCGCGCTGTTCGTCATCGCGCCGCTCCTGCTCGTCGTCTACTACTCGTTCTTTGATATCGAAGGCAACTTGAGCTTAGAGAACTATCAGATGTTCTTCACGTCGACGTATTTGACGATGACGTTATCGTCCTTCTGGTATGCGTTCTTGATTACGTTCTTCTCGCTTTTGATCGGGTATCCGACCGCTTATTTATTGACGAAGACGAAGCATAAGCAACTTTGGTTGTTGCTCATCATTTTGCCATCATGGATCAACTTATTGCTCAAAGCCTATGCATTCCTCGGCATTTTCGGGACATACGGCATCACGAACCAGTTTTTAGAGGCGATTGGCATCGGGACGCAACAGATTTTGTTCACGGACTTCAGTTTCGTGTTCGTCTCGGTGTACATCTTCATCCCGTTCATGATCTTGCCAATCTATAACGCGATCGAGAAACTCCCGCCGTCGCTCGTCTATGCGTCGCGCGATCTCGGGGCCTCGAACTGGACGACGTTCCGCCGGGTCATCTTCCCGCTCACGCTTGACGGTGTGAAGTCAGGGATTCAAATCGTCTTCATTCCGGCGTTGTCGCTCTTCATGATTACTCGACTGATTGCGGGGAACCGCGTCATCACGCTCGGGACGGCGATTGAACAACAATTCCTCGTCACGCAAAACTGGGGCATGGGCTCAACGATTGCCGTGTTCTTGATTTTGGCGATGGTCCTCGTCATGGTCATCACACGTGACTGGGGCGCGAAAGGAGCGGTGCGTCGATGA